The uncultured Roseibium sp. genome contains a region encoding:
- a CDS encoding class I SAM-dependent methyltransferase, whose protein sequence is MSHRSCPVCRSTSNNRILDRSTSPALQNAVYADAETAQRSGICPLEIRACDRCGFVWNAAFDPELIDYADNYDNAQGYSDVFKSHLRDRIDRIVSSAPAGKLEILEVGCGQGDFLAELTAAFGQDRITRAVGFDPACRCNERSDKIEIFKEYFNAETAQKNRISPDIIVSRHTIEHVPNPVEFLKDIRRALPESTSAKIYLETPTNDWIIRNGVMHDFFYEHCSLFTLGSIAIAFEQAGFVPEATSTCFDGQYLWAEGQSAKPLNRPDFRAMEADYVTTWTECASKYQADGPVYIWGAGAKGVTFATIIDPDKTLFSGLVDINPAKQEHFIGGTGHPVVSVDDLVNVKPAAVFVMNPNYETEIRTSLDERGLNPDIILVH, encoded by the coding sequence ATGTCCCATAGATCCTGCCCGGTTTGCCGCAGCACGTCCAACAACCGCATACTCGATCGCTCGACCAGTCCCGCACTGCAGAATGCGGTCTATGCGGATGCTGAAACGGCACAACGGAGCGGCATTTGTCCGCTTGAAATCAGGGCTTGCGATCGCTGTGGCTTTGTCTGGAACGCCGCGTTTGATCCGGAGCTGATCGACTACGCGGACAACTACGACAATGCGCAGGGCTATTCGGACGTTTTCAAATCGCATCTGCGTGATCGCATAGACCGGATTGTCTCAAGCGCACCTGCGGGAAAACTGGAAATCCTTGAGGTCGGATGCGGTCAGGGCGACTTCCTCGCCGAACTCACTGCCGCTTTCGGACAGGACCGGATTACGCGCGCCGTTGGTTTCGATCCGGCTTGTCGCTGCAACGAACGATCCGACAAGATTGAAATCTTCAAAGAGTATTTCAACGCCGAAACAGCGCAGAAAAACCGGATTTCTCCGGACATCATCGTCAGCCGGCATACGATCGAGCATGTGCCCAACCCCGTGGAGTTCCTCAAAGATATCCGGCGCGCCTTGCCCGAAAGCACGAGTGCAAAGATCTATCTGGAGACACCGACGAACGACTGGATCATTCGCAACGGCGTCATGCATGACTTTTTCTACGAGCATTGCTCGCTTTTCACGCTCGGTTCAATCGCGATCGCTTTTGAGCAGGCCGGCTTCGTTCCGGAAGCCACCTCAACCTGTTTTGACGGACAATACCTGTGGGCGGAGGGGCAGTCGGCTAAGCCATTAAACCGCCCGGATTTTCGCGCCATGGAAGCCGACTATGTAACGACCTGGACAGAGTGCGCTTCAAAATATCAAGCTGACGGACCTGTCTATATCTGGGGCGCAGGCGCGAAAGGCGTTACGTTCGCGACAATCATCGATCCGGATAAGACGCTTTTTTCCGGCCTTGTCGATATCAACCCGGCAAAGCAGGAACACTTCATCGGCGGAACCGGTCACCCGGTCGTTTCAGTCGACGACCTCGTCAATGTAAAACCGGCAGCGGTTTTCGTGATGAATCCCAATTACGAGACCGAAATCCGGACGTCGCTAGACGAACGGGGCCTGAACCCGGATATCATTCTCGTTCACTAA
- a CDS encoding NAD-dependent epimerase/dehydratase family protein, translating to MGYGFCCIFLARRIGRVEDGSAFVFPAFLFMAKGRKDFGSMAEPIRILLTGASGFLGRQVSEHLASQGHHVTGVGRDRKQEISCDEWISMDLLECDMDRLVELAKPDVLIHLAWVTRHGQFWTAAENLTWVGASLRLLLAFAAGGGKRAIFAGTCAEYDLAAEPEKFKESMTASAPSMLYGVAKDATRRVCESYCSQTGVSFAWARLFFLFGPFEDPGRLGGSICRALTSGQEARCSSGRQVRDFLSTVDAGAAIAELALSKAEGPVNIGSGQAMTIAQFAEAFGRASGNPDLIRLGALADRPGEPRRIVADITRLEQEVGFRSAATFEQRVQETLDWWRASL from the coding sequence ATGGGATACGGCTTTTGTTGTATTTTCCTGGCAAGGCGAATCGGGCGCGTGGAAGATGGATCTGCCTTTGTTTTTCCCGCATTCCTGTTCATGGCAAAAGGACGAAAGGATTTCGGGAGCATGGCTGAACCTATACGCATCCTCTTGACCGGTGCTTCGGGGTTCTTGGGGCGCCAGGTGTCAGAACATCTTGCTTCCCAAGGTCATCACGTGACGGGGGTCGGTCGGGATCGAAAGCAGGAGATATCCTGTGACGAGTGGATCAGCATGGATCTTCTCGAATGCGATATGGACCGGTTGGTTGAACTGGCAAAACCTGATGTGCTTATCCACTTGGCGTGGGTTACGCGGCACGGCCAATTTTGGACCGCGGCCGAGAATTTAACCTGGGTCGGGGCCTCTCTCAGGTTGTTGCTCGCTTTTGCGGCTGGAGGTGGAAAGCGCGCCATATTCGCGGGAACCTGCGCGGAATACGATCTGGCGGCGGAACCTGAAAAATTCAAGGAATCCATGACCGCTTCCGCGCCGTCGATGTTGTATGGCGTGGCGAAGGATGCCACACGTCGGGTATGCGAGAGCTATTGCAGCCAGACCGGCGTGTCGTTCGCCTGGGCGCGGCTCTTCTTCCTGTTCGGGCCATTCGAGGATCCTGGCCGCCTTGGTGGATCGATCTGTCGAGCGCTCACCTCGGGACAGGAAGCGCGATGCTCTTCCGGCAGACAGGTCCGCGATTTTCTGAGTACGGTTGATGCCGGAGCTGCGATCGCCGAACTGGCGTTGTCCAAGGCGGAAGGCCCCGTCAACATCGGTTCAGGGCAAGCCATGACCATTGCCCAGTTTGCGGAAGCTTTTGGAAGAGCGTCTGGCAACCCGGATCTGATTAGGCTTGGCGCTCTTGCGGATCGGCCCGGCGAACCTCGCCGTATCGTCGCGGATATCACCCGTCTCGAGCAGGAGGTGGGGTTCCGCTCAGCGGCGACCTTCGAGCAAAGGGTTCAGGAAACATTGGACTGGTGGCGCGCTTCGCTCTGA
- the rfbF gene encoding glucose-1-phosphate cytidylyltransferase has product MQAVILAGGLGTRISEESHLRPKPMIEIGGKPILWHIMKIYAANGIHDFIICLGYRGYMIKEYFANYVLHASDVTIDARSGEIIYHQTTAEPWRVTLVDTGESSMTGGRVRAVRNYLNPDEPFCLTYGDGVADIDIAGEIAFHKEHNKLATLASVVPPGRYGALEMTGNRIDRFTEKPPGDNGRINGGFFILNYKVLDYIEGPQTAFESEPLSTLAEDGELMAWRHDGFWHPMDTLRDKNHLENLWQSGKAPWKVW; this is encoded by the coding sequence ATGCAAGCGGTGATACTTGCCGGGGGGCTCGGAACGCGAATTTCCGAGGAGAGCCACCTTCGCCCCAAACCCATGATCGAGATCGGCGGGAAGCCCATTCTCTGGCATATCATGAAGATATATGCCGCCAACGGCATTCATGACTTCATTATCTGCCTCGGCTACCGGGGCTATATGATCAAGGAATATTTCGCCAATTACGTCCTGCATGCCTCCGATGTAACGATTGACGCGCGAAGCGGAGAAATCATTTATCACCAGACGACCGCCGAACCCTGGCGGGTCACGTTGGTCGACACCGGCGAGAGCAGCATGACCGGAGGACGGGTCCGGGCGGTTCGGAACTACCTGAACCCGGACGAACCCTTCTGTCTGACCTATGGCGACGGTGTCGCAGATATCGACATCGCGGGTGAAATCGCCTTTCACAAGGAACACAACAAATTGGCGACCCTTGCCAGCGTCGTTCCGCCCGGACGATACGGCGCCCTGGAAATGACTGGAAACCGTATAGACCGATTCACGGAAAAGCCCCCCGGAGACAACGGACGCATCAATGGCGGCTTTTTCATCCTGAACTATAAGGTGCTCGACTATATCGAAGGGCCGCAGACGGCATTTGAGTCAGAACCTTTGAGCACCCTGGCCGAAGACGGTGAATTGATGGCTTGGCGCCATGACGGGTTCTGGCATCCCATGGACACCCTGAGGGACAAGAATCATCTTGAAAACCTTTGGCAGTCCGGCAAGGCTCCATGGAAGGTCTGGTAG
- the rfbG gene encoding CDP-glucose 4,6-dehydratase, which yields MVSSSSFWSGKRVLLTGHTGFKGAWATLMLTTLGAHVTGFALPAEDEENLFDLTDCATSIESHIGDLRDPSAVSATVQAAKPDIVLHMAAQALVRRSYAEPLLTWQTNVDGTLNLLEALKPLPSPPVVLVVTTDKVYRNDETGRPFKETDPLGGHDPYSASKAACEILTESWRLSFAERYGIKIATARAGNVIGGGDFSEDRIVPDIWRAVRGGYKLELRNPEATRPWQHVLDCLFGYLLYIEALAQNPNVPPALNFGPAGGNPPTVREIAERILNAVSSSSRWAISGQPGPREMLKLNLDTNLARTSIGWADHLTEERLVDWTAEWYRAYAEGADMRAFTLEQINTFLTIANRNQ from the coding sequence GTGGTTTCAAGTTCGAGTTTCTGGTCCGGAAAACGGGTTTTGCTAACCGGCCACACCGGCTTCAAAGGCGCCTGGGCAACTTTGATGCTCACAACCCTCGGCGCCCATGTAACCGGCTTTGCGCTGCCGGCTGAAGATGAAGAGAATCTGTTTGACCTTACCGACTGTGCGACCAGTATCGAGTCTCACATCGGAGATCTGCGCGATCCGTCGGCGGTATCCGCAACGGTTCAAGCCGCCAAGCCGGATATTGTCCTGCATATGGCGGCACAGGCGCTTGTGCGCCGGTCTTACGCCGAACCGCTCCTCACCTGGCAAACGAACGTCGATGGCACTCTGAACCTCCTTGAGGCCTTGAAACCGCTTCCCTCTCCGCCCGTGGTCCTCGTGGTCACCACGGACAAGGTCTACCGCAACGACGAAACGGGCCGGCCATTCAAGGAAACCGATCCGCTCGGCGGCCATGACCCCTATTCGGCATCCAAGGCAGCATGCGAAATCCTGACGGAAAGCTGGCGGCTGAGCTTTGCGGAGCGCTACGGCATCAAGATCGCCACAGCACGCGCCGGCAACGTTATCGGCGGTGGCGACTTCTCCGAGGACCGTATCGTCCCGGACATCTGGCGGGCGGTCCGGGGCGGCTACAAACTGGAGCTGCGCAATCCTGAAGCGACGCGCCCCTGGCAGCACGTGCTCGACTGTTTGTTCGGCTATCTCCTCTATATCGAAGCGCTCGCCCAAAATCCGAACGTTCCCCCTGCCCTGAATTTCGGACCGGCGGGCGGCAATCCGCCGACAGTGCGGGAAATCGCGGAACGTATCCTCAACGCCGTGTCTTCATCCAGCCGTTGGGCCATATCCGGTCAGCCGGGTCCGCGAGAGATGTTGAAATTGAACCTCGATACAAATCTGGCCCGGACATCCATAGGCTGGGCGGACCATTTGACGGAAGAACGGCTTGTTGACTGGACGGCCGAGTGGTACCGGGCTTATGCGGAAGGGGCGGACATGCGCGCGTTCACGCTTGAACAGATCAACACATTCTTGACCATCGCAAACCGGAACCAATGA
- a CDS encoding class I SAM-dependent methyltransferase → MTKASPDCRFCGEALDTLFADLGTTPLSNAYVTAEDIAENRDTAYPLVVRVCPHCFLVQAEEVVAHSDIFDRNYTYFSSYSDSWVAHAKRYAEDMERRFALGPESLVVEVASNDGYLLQHFKAAGIPVLGVEPTAGTAEAAIAKGIDTRIDYFNEATGKQLAAKGSLADLTAANNVLAHVPDILDFVRGFTEILAPDGVATFEFPHVLNLIRLNQFDTIYHEHYSYLSLLTVERVFAKAGLRVFDIEKLPTHGGSLRVFACLETAKHQPTAAVAEMRAEERAAELDRLEGYTGFQEHIRKACADFRAFLAKARAEGKTVVAYGAAAKGNTFFNVCGITADDIPLIADRSHAKQGKFLPGSHIPIVAPEDLVAAKPDYVMIVAWNLAEEIRSQLAGLERDGTKFVVAIPETRIL, encoded by the coding sequence ATGACCAAAGCTTCCCCTGACTGCCGCTTTTGCGGCGAGGCGCTCGACACGCTCTTCGCGGACCTCGGCACCACGCCTCTTTCGAATGCCTATGTCACTGCCGAAGACATTGCGGAGAACCGCGATACGGCCTATCCGCTTGTCGTGCGGGTGTGTCCTCATTGCTTTCTCGTGCAGGCGGAAGAGGTTGTCGCCCATTCCGACATTTTCGACCGGAACTACACATACTTTTCCTCCTATTCCGACAGCTGGGTTGCCCACGCCAAACGCTATGCGGAAGACATGGAGCGACGCTTTGCTCTCGGGCCGGAAAGCCTGGTCGTCGAGGTCGCCAGTAACGACGGCTATCTGTTGCAGCACTTCAAGGCGGCCGGCATTCCCGTCCTCGGTGTCGAACCGACGGCCGGTACCGCTGAGGCCGCGATTGCCAAAGGCATCGACACCCGGATCGACTATTTCAACGAGGCGACCGGGAAACAGCTTGCAGCAAAGGGAAGCCTAGCCGACCTGACCGCAGCCAACAATGTGCTCGCACATGTGCCGGACATTCTGGATTTCGTTCGCGGCTTTACGGAAATCCTCGCGCCTGACGGCGTCGCAACCTTCGAATTCCCGCATGTTCTGAACCTGATCAGGCTGAACCAATTCGATACCATCTACCACGAACATTACTCCTATCTGAGCTTGCTCACCGTAGAACGCGTCTTCGCGAAGGCGGGATTGCGGGTCTTTGATATCGAAAAACTGCCAACCCATGGCGGTTCTCTCCGGGTGTTCGCCTGTCTTGAGACTGCAAAGCATCAACCGACTGCCGCCGTGGCCGAGATGCGTGCGGAGGAAAGAGCGGCTGAACTCGACCGGCTGGAGGGTTATACCGGCTTCCAGGAGCATATCCGCAAGGCCTGCGCGGATTTTCGGGCGTTCCTTGCAAAGGCCCGTGCAGAAGGCAAGACGGTGGTGGCCTATGGTGCCGCGGCAAAGGGCAACACGTTTTTCAATGTCTGCGGGATCACCGCCGATGATATTCCGCTGATCGCAGACCGCAGCCACGCCAAGCAAGGCAAGTTCCTGCCCGGCAGCCATATTCCGATTGTTGCTCCGGAAGACCTTGTGGCCGCCAAACCGGACTACGTCATGATCGTTGCCTGGAACCTCGCGGAGGAAATCCGTAGCCAACTCGCAGGTCTGGAACGAGACGGCACGAAATTCGTGGTCGCAATACCGGAAACCCGGATCCTGTGA
- the rfbC gene encoding dTDP-4-dehydrorhamnose 3,5-epimerase: MLSFQETNLKDVILLETGAHRDERGSFVRLYCPESFSKAGIDFTSTQINLSTNPKRHTLRGMHWQDPPHAEAKLVRVMTGEIYDVVADIRPESPTYGRWQAFDLSAENQRALFIPEGCAHGFLTLQDETNVLYQMGRPYVPGRARGFRYDDPAFGITWPAAPEHISDADLSWTAYSL, translated from the coding sequence ATGCTTTCGTTTCAGGAAACGAATCTGAAGGATGTCATCCTCCTGGAAACCGGGGCTCACCGCGACGAACGCGGCAGCTTCGTTCGGCTCTATTGTCCGGAAAGCTTTTCAAAGGCAGGCATCGACTTCACGTCGACGCAGATCAACCTGTCGACCAATCCAAAGCGCCACACCCTGCGCGGCATGCATTGGCAGGATCCGCCCCATGCAGAAGCCAAACTGGTCCGGGTGATGACCGGGGAAATCTATGATGTCGTTGCCGATATCAGGCCCGAGAGCCCAACTTATGGCCGTTGGCAGGCCTTCGACCTTTCCGCCGAAAACCAGCGCGCCCTGTTCATACCCGAAGGCTGTGCGCATGGCTTCCTGACACTCCAGGACGAGACGAACGTCCTCTATCAGATGGGTCGGCCTTATGTTCCAGGCCGTGCGCGCGGTTTCCGCTACGATGATCCCGCTTTTGGAATTACCTGGCCTGCCGCACCCGAACACATCTCCGACGCCGATCTCTCCTGGACCGCATATTCCTTGTGA
- a CDS encoding glycosyltransferase family 2 protein translates to MKKDKLVVVFPIYNGEKTMLKSLECIAGQDYRDFRAIIVENRSTDTSLEIAQEFCRGDDRFEVVQNEEHLKVIDNFLKAIEIGSRRGEYFCLRACDDLSTPDYLSKLLNALEEDKSKLLATGSTKRVSPEGERIINPASEVLSFWDHVNSGDKLKGLWFPAEWFYGIYRSDGAPEILKERLPKLRSPWCVASYTVAEFVIRGLVVWVEGPKYIFFEGSASEKVYTAKSLFEKFRQRWDYTIGCYRVLEKMPPLPLSTRRRLFKMFWKDSGWKTRYRLRRHVRGRLKALFGH, encoded by the coding sequence ATGAAGAAAGATAAGCTGGTCGTTGTATTTCCCATATACAACGGCGAGAAAACGATGCTGAAAAGCCTCGAGTGTATCGCGGGGCAGGATTATAGAGATTTTCGGGCAATTATCGTTGAAAACAGATCTACGGACACAAGTTTGGAGATTGCCCAGGAATTCTGCCGAGGGGACGATCGTTTTGAGGTTGTCCAGAACGAAGAACATCTCAAGGTCATAGATAATTTTTTGAAGGCTATTGAAATAGGAAGCCGTCGTGGCGAGTATTTTTGCCTTCGCGCTTGTGATGATTTATCCACGCCGGACTATCTGTCAAAATTGTTGAATGCCCTGGAGGAAGACAAGAGCAAACTCCTGGCGACAGGGTCTACAAAACGTGTAAGTCCGGAAGGCGAGCGGATCATCAATCCTGCTTCGGAGGTTCTGTCTTTCTGGGACCATGTCAACAGCGGCGACAAGTTAAAGGGCCTTTGGTTCCCGGCTGAATGGTTTTACGGCATCTATCGTTCGGATGGGGCGCCTGAGATCCTGAAAGAACGACTGCCGAAGTTACGCAGTCCGTGGTGTGTCGCTTCTTACACCGTCGCCGAATTCGTCATTCGTGGCCTTGTCGTGTGGGTTGAAGGTCCAAAATATATTTTCTTTGAAGGTTCGGCCTCCGAGAAGGTCTATACGGCAAAGTCCCTGTTTGAGAAATTCCGCCAGCGATGGGACTACACGATCGGGTGCTATCGCGTCTTGGAGAAGATGCCACCCTTGCCTTTGAGCACGCGAAGAAGGCTTTTCAAGATGTTCTGGAAGGATTCGGGCTGGAAAACCCGCTATCGCCTACGGCGGCATGTTCGCGGACGGCTCAAAGCTTTGTTTGGACATTGA
- a CDS encoding LysR substrate-binding domain-containing protein, translating into MTFEQLTIFVAVAEREHLTRAAEALHLTPSAVSSAVRKLEDFYGVQLFDRVGRGLAITAEGRLFLEEAKATLTRMRSAERFLGELGGLQRGLLSIAASQTIASYWLPGVLMGFHTRYPGIELALSIGNTETVAKAVETGAAEIGYVEGELDNPLLRKRHIADDALMIVTRPGHPLSDGRPVRPRDLIEKTSWVLREPGSGTRSAFEAAMEGEGIAASELNVVMELPSNEAVLSAVRSSQVASVVSSAAAAPWIAAGGLACVNFVLPARSFMLLSHKERHLSRAAEQLMADSRSEHE; encoded by the coding sequence ATGACTTTCGAGCAACTGACAATTTTCGTAGCCGTTGCGGAGCGGGAACATCTGACCCGGGCAGCCGAGGCGCTCCATCTGACGCCATCGGCCGTCAGTTCTGCGGTACGCAAGCTTGAAGACTTTTACGGGGTTCAGCTCTTCGACCGTGTCGGGCGTGGCCTTGCGATCACAGCCGAAGGGCGCCTCTTTCTGGAAGAGGCAAAAGCGACGCTGACGCGGATGCGCTCCGCGGAACGTTTCCTCGGGGAACTTGGCGGACTTCAGCGCGGTTTGCTGTCCATCGCCGCAAGCCAGACCATCGCCAGCTATTGGCTGCCGGGTGTTCTGATGGGGTTCCATACGCGTTATCCCGGGATCGAGCTTGCGCTCTCCATAGGCAATACGGAGACGGTCGCAAAGGCGGTTGAAACCGGCGCTGCGGAAATCGGTTACGTCGAAGGCGAACTTGATAATCCGCTTCTGCGCAAACGCCATATTGCAGATGATGCGCTGATGATCGTTACCAGGCCGGGGCATCCTCTCTCGGACGGCAGGCCTGTCAGGCCGCGGGACCTCATCGAAAAAACGTCCTGGGTCCTGCGCGAGCCCGGGTCGGGTACCCGGTCTGCCTTCGAAGCAGCAATGGAAGGAGAAGGGATCGCAGCGTCCGAACTCAATGTCGTGATGGAGCTGCCCTCAAACGAGGCCGTGCTGTCAGCGGTTCGTTCAAGCCAGGTGGCAAGCGTCGTTTCCTCGGCCGCGGCCGCCCCCTGGATTGCGGCCGGCGGGCTGGCTTGTGTCAATTTCGTACTGCCCGCCCGATCGTTCATGCTCCTCAGTCACAAGGAACGCCATCTGAGCCGGGCCGCAGAGCAGTTGATGGCGGATAGCCGGTCCGAACATGAATGA
- a CDS encoding YeiH family protein codes for MLTAPRMHSLCNTAVIKILPGFALALLVSAAAFAAEGLELRLTGERYVENLVLAIVIGTAVRTLIPLWEGLEKGIAFSAKRVMEAAIVLLGASISLQALEAAGGALIAGIMGLVAVAILASYAVGRVFGLNRNLAMLVACGNSICGNSAVAAVAPVIKAESDDVAAAIAFTAVLGVAVVLALPLALHTFSMTGSQYGVLSGLTVYAVPQVLAAAQPGGLIAMQTGTLVKLIRVLMLGPVLLTLAASRGRDGETTVRLSQVLPWFIVGFAAMMGLRSAGLIPEHLAVPLGDISNVMTVIAMAALGLTVDIRSVLHAGGRVILTASLSIILLVATSLGLIALLHIA; via the coding sequence ATGCTCACAGCCCCCCGAATGCACAGCCTCTGTAATACCGCCGTTATCAAGATCCTGCCCGGTTTTGCTCTTGCGCTCCTGGTTTCAGCGGCCGCCTTTGCAGCGGAAGGATTGGAGCTGCGGCTCACCGGCGAGAGGTACGTCGAGAATCTGGTCCTGGCTATTGTGATCGGGACTGCCGTCAGAACGCTCATCCCGCTCTGGGAAGGCCTTGAAAAAGGCATAGCTTTTTCAGCAAAACGGGTCATGGAAGCCGCAATCGTCCTTCTCGGCGCCTCGATCAGCCTGCAGGCTCTTGAAGCGGCCGGAGGAGCTCTCATCGCCGGGATAATGGGGTTGGTCGCCGTTGCAATCCTGGCAAGTTATGCAGTCGGCCGCGTCTTCGGCCTCAATCGGAACCTTGCCATGCTGGTCGCCTGCGGCAATTCCATCTGCGGCAATTCCGCCGTGGCCGCGGTCGCGCCGGTCATCAAGGCAGAAAGTGACGATGTCGCTGCTGCCATTGCCTTTACCGCGGTCCTTGGTGTGGCTGTCGTTCTGGCGCTACCGCTCGCGCTCCACACCTTCTCGATGACAGGGTCGCAATATGGCGTCCTTTCGGGACTGACCGTTTACGCGGTTCCCCAAGTCCTGGCGGCGGCACAGCCCGGCGGCCTCATCGCCATGCAGACCGGAACTCTGGTCAAGCTGATCCGCGTCCTGATGCTCGGTCCGGTGCTGCTGACGCTTGCGGCCAGCCGGGGGCGTGATGGGGAAACAACGGTTCGGCTGAGCCAGGTATTGCCCTGGTTCATCGTCGGCTTCGCGGCGATGATGGGTTTACGCTCCGCCGGCCTGATCCCGGAGCACCTCGCCGTACCATTGGGCGACATTTCCAATGTCATGACGGTCATCGCGATGGCGGCCCTTGGCCTAACGGTCGATATCCGATCGGTCTTGCACGCCGGAGGTCGGGTCATCCTGACCGCAAGCCTTTCGATCATCTTGCTCGTCGCCACCAGCCTTGGCCTGATCGCCCTGCTTCATATTGCATGA